The genomic segment AACATCACCGTATGTTAAAGTATTTTTTACATCAGCCGTATCAACCCATTTTTCATTTAAGGTCTGAACAGCTTTGTCAGAATATTGAAAAGGTTTAGTTCTTAGATTGTTTAAAACTCGGGCATTCGGAAAATAATTGCAGCGGGTATCTTTACCAATAAAAAATCCAGAAACAATAAAACATCCCATTACGAGACCAATCAAATAATATGCAAAACGATGTACGAACTTCATGAAATAAAATTTTTGCAAAGGTACATTAAAGTTCCTTTAAAATACAAGTAAATTAATATCGTTGTCTGGCAGGTCAAACCAGTCGCCAATAGCCTTGTTTGTTAGAATTCCATGATACAGATAAATTCCGTTTTTAAGCCCTTTATTACATCTGATAGCGCTTTCTAAACCACCATCTTCGGCTATCTGATGCAGGTAAGGTGTTAAGATGTTACTTATTGATAATGAGGCTGTTTTAGAATAACGTGAAGGAATATTTGGCACACAATAGTGCAAAACATTATTTTTTATGAATGTCGGTTTTTCGTGAGTTGTAACTTCAGAACTTTCAAAACATCCGCCGGTATCGATACTTACATCTACAATTACGGCGCCTTTTTTCATGTGTTCAACCATGGTTTCAGTAACCACAATTGGACAGCGTTCTTTTCCTCGCATTGCACCAATCGCAACATCACAACGTCTTAAAGCTTTTAATAAAGCTTTTTGCTGTATGGTTGATGTGAAAATTCGTTGGTTTAAATTGTTTTGTAAACGACGAAGTTTTGTAATCGAATTGTCGAATACTTTCACGTTTGCTCCCAGACCAATTGCGGTTTTTGCAGCAAATTCGCCAACAGTTCCGGCACCCAAAATTACAACTTCGGTAG from the Flavobacterium sp. genome contains:
- a CDS encoding DUF4258 domain-containing protein; translation: MKFVHRFAYYLIGLVMGCFIVSGFFIGKDTRCNYFPNARVLNNLRTKPFQYSDKAVQTLNEKWVDTADVKNTLTYGDVDFDQSNIPYKKGKLYTIEGKTVKNQEITLKVVNYEDKAVLEEIIKK